In Peptostreptococcaceae bacterium, the genomic window AAATATCTTGAGTGTCCGTAGATATTCCAAAAGTTATTTCAGCTCTGTATACCTTATCTTCTGAAAGCATATATTCAGATATTTTTGTGGCCTTTCCTAAACATATGGTCATCAATCCACATGCCATAGGATCCAACGTCCCAGTATGTCCAACCTTGCTTTGGTTATGCGAACGTCTTATATGATTTACCACATCATGAGATGTCATGTGTGGAGGTTTAACAACATTTACAATGCCATTGACATATGAATTAGAAGCCATTTTGAGTTCCTACCTCTTCGATTAGCAATCTACTGGTTTTTTCCATAGGGAATTTCGAAACGAAGCCCGCAGCGTTAATGTGTCCTCCTCCGCCGAATACTTCAGCGATTTTTGAAACATCAAAATTTCCTTTTGAGCGCATGCTGACTTTGACAGTATCCCCAACTTCTTTTAGTAATAAGGAGATGTCTACTCCGCTTATATTTCTTGCTCGTTCAACTATTCCATCAGAAGCTGTATGATTTACTCCGTTCTTTTCAAAAAGCGATTTATTGATGCAAATCATCGAAACATGATTTGCATAATACAATTTCATAGAAAGGAGTGCCTCGGCTTCAAACATGACCTTGTCGAAAGATTGATTTTGATAAAGCTGGATATTTAAATTGTCTATATCTATACCTTTTTGGAGAAGATCGGCTACGATTTTCATTGTTTCGGAACTAGTATTGCTATATAAAAAACGTCCTGTATCGGTTGCAATCGCTATATAAAGACTTTCTGCCATTTCGTTAGTTATTTCGATTCCCATGGATTGAATCAATCGATAGATTATTTCTCCCGTAGCGGCTGCATCGGGAATTACAATATTAAGAATTCCATAATTATCATTTGTTCTGTGGTGATCGATGTTAATAAGATCCAATCCGCTTATTGTTTCAAATGGAATGGAAAGGCGATTCTTGTCACTTGCATCTACCGATATAGCCAAATCTGCAGATGCAACAAAATCCGTTGCATCTGAAAGACATTCCGTTCCGATGAACGAAATGTCGTCAGGCAACGGATCGATGTTATGAACGCAAGCAATTTTACCCATGTTTTGAAGCGCTAATTTTAAAGCAATTGATGAACCTATCGTATCCCCGTCAGGCATTATATGTGGAATAATAAGAATTTTTTCAGCTTTTTGTATTCGCTTGACTATATCAGTAAACATTTTAGCCCTTTCCTAGTCCATCTATAATCTGGCTCATCCTTATACCGTTCTTTATGGAACTGTCTTCCTTGAAAATGGGTTCAGGAGTATATCTTAACTTAAGTTCTTTTCCTATTTCCCTACGGAAGAAACCCTTTGCCTTGTTCAATGAGTTAACAATTTCAGTATCGGAACGGTTACTGTCATAAGCGCTTATATATATGAAAACAAACCGGTAATCCCCAGTAGTTTCAACATGTGTTACGCTTGTTAGTTTTGGTATTCCCGGGTCTTTTATTCCGTTAAGCAAAAGACCCGCAACTATTTTTTTTATTTCTTCTGAAACTCTCTGTGTTCTTTTAACCTTCATTTTCACACCTTCTAATCTCTCTTTACCTCTACAATTTGAAATGCTTCTATTGTGTCGCCAACTTTTATGTCATTAAAATTCTTAATACCAATACCGCATTCAAATCCTGTTTGCACTTCTTTGGCATCATCCTTGAACCTTCTGAGAGAACTGATTTCGCCTTCATGTATGATGATTCCATCTCTTACAATTCTAGCTTTAGCATTTCTCGCGATTCTCCCATTTGTTACATATGAGCCAGCGATAAATCCAATATTAGGAACTTTGAATGTCAATCTAACTTCTGCATTTCCAATAACCTCTTCTTTATAAATAGGATCGAGCATTCCTTTGATAGCAGATTCAATATCCTCAAGGGCTTCATAAATAATTCTGTAAGTTTTAATTTCAATACCTTCATTTTTGGCTATTGCTGCCACCGATGGAGCAGGCCTTACATTGAATCCAATTATTATAGCACTTGATGCCGAAGCCAATAGTATATCGGACTCGTTTATTGTACCGACAGCGCCATGAATCATATTTACATTCACTTCGTCAGATTCGATTTTCCCTAGTGATTGTCTAATTGCTTCTACCGATCCCTGCGCATCTGCTTTAACGATTATATTTAATTCCTTAACATTGCCTTCTTGTATTTTTTCGAAAAGGTTTTCCAATGTTACATTTTGCACACTTCTCAAATTGGCTTCTCTTAGAACCATACGTCTTTCATCGGCAATATTCCTTGCTTTTTTATCATCTTCAACTACATAGAATTTTTCGCCAGCTGTGGGTACATCAGACAAACCAATGATTTCTACCGCAGTTGCAGGTTTTGCTTTTTTGATACGATTTCCTTTGTCATTTACCATAGCTCGTATTTTTCCGTGGCAAGCACCTGCTACCAATGCGTCCGATACCTTTAGCGTACCGTTTTGGATAAGTACGGTAGCTACCGGACCTCGTCCCTTGTCAAGACGCGCTTCTATTATAACTCCGGAAGCGACTCTTTTTGGATTTGCCTTAAGTTCTTGCATATCAGCAACCAAAACAATCATCTCAAGTAATTCATCAATGCCAGTTCCTTTGATTGCTGAAACTTCAACGCATATTGTACTGCCGCCCCATTCTTCAATAAGCAGATTATTGTCCGCAAGCTCTTTTTTAACTTTATCGGGGTTTGCATTATCTTTGTCTATTTTGTTTATCGCAACAATTATTGGAACATCAGCAGCTTTTGCATGATTTATAGCTTCCATTGTCTGAGGCATCACTCCATCGTCGGCAGCTACTACAAGCACAGCAATATCGGTTATCTTTGCACCTCTTGCCCTTAGTGATGTAAATGCTTCATGTCCTGGTGTATCAAGAAAAACAATTTTTTGATTATTAATGTATACTTCAGAAGCACCGATGTGTTGCGTTATTCCGCCTGCCTCGCCATCAGTCACCTTGGTTTTTCTAATTGCATCCAATAAAGAAGTTTTACCATGGTCTACATGCCCCATTACAGTTACAACAGGCGAGCGTTTTTCATAATCATCTGGGTTATCTTCGCCCTGATCAATGAAGAACTCTTCTTCTTCTTCTTCGTCTTCTTTTTCAAGAAGGATTCCATAGTCATTTTTGGCAATTAAAGCCGCAGTTTCAAACGGCACTTCTTGATTGATGGAAGCCATTATTCCTTTAGACATCAAATTGACTATCAGATTATTGGGCTGCTCTTCAAGTATTTCCGACAATGCACTTACGATTATTGTATTTCCGACCTTCACTTTTTTCATATCGATATTGTCGCGGTTATCGATTTCTACCGTTTTTTTGGTATTTGAAGCTGTTTCCGAAGAAAGCAGTTCTACTACCATGGTTGCTTCTTCGCTACTCAATGAACTCATGTGATTAGTTGCATCGATTCCCAATCCATGTAGCTCTTCTATCAATTCTTTGTTGCCGATTTCCAGTTCTTTTGCAAGCTGGTATACTCGTATTTTCGACAAATCAACACCTCCAATTAACTCTTCCTGTACAATTCATAGTACTTTTTTATGGCATAAGCAAGATTTTCATTGCGGATACCAAACACCTTTTTATTTGACAGCCCGGTTTCTTTATTTAAAATAGAGCTGTGTTCAAAAATAATTATAGTTGATTTTTTATTGCATTTGTTTTTCAAGTTTCGTAATGATCCTTGAGAAATATCTTTTGCTGCTATTATTAATCTTAAATTTCCTTTTTTGCTTTCATTTACGCAGGCATCAAAACCGGCAATCAAATCTCCGGATTTTCTTGCGAGACGGATATAAGTGAGAATTTTTTGTTGGTTTTCATTTTCTTGATTATTCTCTGACATTTTTTCTAATCTCATCAATTATTATATCATATATTTCGTTTTTAACTTCCATGGAGAAAGCTCTATTAAGCGCCTTGCTTTTTCTTAGTTTTTCTATACATTCCTCATTGGGACAAACATAAGCCCCTCTTCCATGTGCTTTTCCTGCAAAATCAACCTCTATATTATTTTCTTTGTTCTTTACAATCCTTATCATTTCTTTTTTGCCGAATTGCTGGCCGCATCCTATGCATTTTCTTAATGGTAACCTCTTTTTTTTCATGGAAATGCGCCTCCTATACTTAAAAAATACATAATGTTAATACTTGTCTTATTCCTTATCCAAATTACTGGAAACAATTCCTTCCTTTGAATCATTAAGTTCAAAGGATTCATCATTCTTAGCAGCAATGATGTCATTTTTATTTATATCTCCATATTGCGATTCGCTCTTTATGTCAATTTTCCATCCTGTTAGTTTTGCAGCAAGCCTTGCATTTTGTCCCTCTTTTCCAATTGCCAGTGAAAGTTGGTAATCGGGAACCACAACTGTGGCAGACCTTTCAGATTCTCCAACATCGACTTTGGTTACCTTAGAAGGGCTTAGTGCATTTGCAATGAATTCTCTCGGATCATCGCTCCACTTAATGATATCAATTTTTTCTCCATTCAGTTCATTAACGATATTTTGAACTCTAGCTCCCCTTTGACCAACACATGCACCGACCGGATCGACATTTTCATCAGAAGAATACACAGCAATTTTTGTTCTTGAACCAGCTTCTCTTGAAATACTTTTGACTTCTACAATTCCATCATGAATTTCGGGTACTTCCAATTCGAAAAGTCTTTTCACCAAACCCGGATGAGTCCGAGAAACAAGAACCTGTGGACCCTTGGTCGTATTCTTAACCTCGGTTATATATGTCTTTATTCTATCTCCTTGATTATATTCTTCCCTTTGGATTTGCTCACTTTGGAGGAGAAGAGCTTCTATTTTGCCAAGATTAATGAATGTGACTCCTCTACTGAAACGCTGTACTACGCCTGTTACAATCTCCGATTCGCGATTTACGAATTCATTGAATATGACATTGCGTTCGGCCTCTCGTATTCGTTGAACGACGACTTGTTTTGCTGTTTGAGCTGCGATTCTGCCGAAATCTTTAGGGGTGACTTCTTTTTCGACGACATCGCCTATTTCAAATGCATCATTTATTTTTTTTGCTTCTTCTAATTTAATTTCAGAACCGGGGTCTTCAACCTTTTCGACTACGGAAATTTGCGAATACACCATGACATTTCCGGTTTCATCATTAATGACTACTCTAACATTTTGCGAAGGACCAAAATATTTTTTGTATGCCGTGATTAACGCAACTTCAATTGCGTCAAGCAAAATCTGCTGATCAATACCCTTGTCCTTTTCTATTTGCTTAATTGCTTCAATCAAATCATTTTTCATTATTTTACCTCCCATCAGAATTCAAATACTTTCTTGACTTTAGCGATTTTATCTTTTGGGATGGACAACTTGGTTCCCTCCACATTTACTTCCAATTCATTGTTTTCCAATCCCAACAACTCACCTTTTAAAAGCTTTTTGCCGTTTATTGGCTGGAATAGTTTTATTTCCACAATTTCACCGGAATATTTGATAAATTCATGATCGCTTTTTAAAACTCTTTCAACTCCCGGAGAAGAAACTTCAAGAAAATAATTCTCTTCAATTGGGTCGGTTTTATCAAGATGACTACTAAGGTATTCGCTTACTATCTGGCAGTCACTCATGTCGATACCGGAAGGCTTATCTATATATACTCTTAGATAACGTTCCTTTCCTTCTTTTACAAACTCAATTCCAACCAATTCGTAATCGTTTTGCTTAATAAAAGGCAACAAAATTTCTTTTGTTAACTCGCTTACTTTTTTCCTTGCCATTTTATTCCCTCCTTATAAACAGAATAAAGAGTGGGCCAACCCACTCTTTAAAGCACACATACTTTATATGCTAAGTTTAACACACTCCTTCGTCTATTGCAAACCGAACATTTGCAGCTGATTTGTTTCGGGAAGCACTTCCATACAGCGATTTTCCCTTAATTTTTCAATTATTTTTTTTGAAAGCTTGGTTCTTGTTCTAATGTCTTCAAGAGAAAGGAAGGGCTCTTTCTCTCTTTCTTTAGCCAAACTATAGGCTGCAGTTTCTCCCAACCCTTGCAAACTAAGCAGCGGGCACAATAAACTTT contains:
- a CDS encoding ribosomal L7Ae/L30e/S12e/Gadd45 family protein; the encoded protein is MSENNQENENQQKILTYIRLARKSGDLIAGFDACVNESKKGNLRLIIAAKDISQGSLRNLKNKCNKKSTIIIFEHSSILNKETGLSNKKVFGIRNENLAYAIKKYYELYRKS
- the rbfA gene encoding 30S ribosome-binding factor RbfA produces the protein MKVKRTQRVSEEIKKIVAGLLLNGIKDPGIPKLTSVTHVETTGDYRFVFIYISAYDSNRSDTEIVNSLNKAKGFFRREIGKELKLRYTPEPIFKEDSSIKNGIRMSQIIDGLGKG
- a CDS encoding ribosome maturation factor RimP, translated to MARKKVSELTKEILLPFIKQNDYELVGIEFVKEGKERYLRVYIDKPSGIDMSDCQIVSEYLSSHLDKTDPIEENYFLEVSSPGVERVLKSDHEFIKYSGEIVEIKLFQPINGKKLLKGELLGLENNELEVNVEGTKLSIPKDKIAKVKKVFEF
- a CDS encoding bifunctional oligoribonuclease/PAP phosphatase NrnA; the protein is MFTDIVKRIQKAEKILIIPHIMPDGDTIGSSIALKLALQNMGKIACVHNIDPLPDDISFIGTECLSDATDFVASADLAISVDASDKNRLSIPFETISGLDLINIDHHRTNDNYGILNIVIPDAAATGEIIYRLIQSMGIEITNEMAESLYIAIATDTGRFLYSNTSSETMKIVADLLQKGIDIDNLNIQLYQNQSFDKVMFEAEALLSMKLYYANHVSMICINKSLFEKNGVNHTASDGIVERARNISGVDISLLLKEVGDTVKVSMRSKGNFDVSKIAEVFGGGGHINAAGFVSKFPMEKTSRLLIEEVGTQNGF
- the infB gene encoding translation initiation factor IF-2, producing MSKIRVYQLAKELEIGNKELIEELHGLGIDATNHMSSLSSEEATMVVELLSSETASNTKKTVEIDNRDNIDMKKVKVGNTIIVSALSEILEEQPNNLIVNLMSKGIMASINQEVPFETAALIAKNDYGILLEKEDEEEEEEFFIDQGEDNPDDYEKRSPVVTVMGHVDHGKTSLLDAIRKTKVTDGEAGGITQHIGASEVYINNQKIVFLDTPGHEAFTSLRARGAKITDIAVLVVAADDGVMPQTMEAINHAKAADVPIIVAINKIDKDNANPDKVKKELADNNLLIEEWGGSTICVEVSAIKGTGIDELLEMIVLVADMQELKANPKRVASGVIIEARLDKGRGPVATVLIQNGTLKVSDALVAGACHGKIRAMVNDKGNRIKKAKPATAVEIIGLSDVPTAGEKFYVVEDDKKARNIADERRMVLREANLRSVQNVTLENLFEKIQEGNVKELNIIVKADAQGSVEAIRQSLGKIESDEVNVNMIHGAVGTINESDILLASASSAIIIGFNVRPAPSVAAIAKNEGIEIKTYRIIYEALEDIESAIKGMLDPIYKEEVIGNAEVRLTFKVPNIGFIAGSYVTNGRIARNAKARIVRDGIIIHEGEISSLRRFKDDAKEVQTGFECGIGIKNFNDIKVGDTIEAFQIVEVKRD
- a CDS encoding YlxR family protein, with amino-acid sequence MKKKRLPLRKCIGCGQQFGKKEMIRIVKNKENNIEVDFAGKAHGRGAYVCPNEECIEKLRKSKALNRAFSMEVKNEIYDIIIDEIRKNVRE
- the nusA gene encoding transcription termination/antitermination protein NusA, which gives rise to MKNDLIEAIKQIEKDKGIDQQILLDAIEVALITAYKKYFGPSQNVRVVINDETGNVMVYSQISVVEKVEDPGSEIKLEEAKKINDAFEIGDVVEKEVTPKDFGRIAAQTAKQVVVQRIREAERNVIFNEFVNRESEIVTGVVQRFSRGVTFINLGKIEALLLQSEQIQREEYNQGDRIKTYITEVKNTTKGPQVLVSRTHPGLVKRLFELEVPEIHDGIVEVKSISREAGSRTKIAVYSSDENVDPVGACVGQRGARVQNIVNELNGEKIDIIKWSDDPREFIANALSPSKVTKVDVGESERSATVVVPDYQLSLAIGKEGQNARLAAKLTGWKIDIKSESQYGDINKNDIIAAKNDESFELNDSKEGIVSSNLDKE